Proteins encoded by one window of Halosolutus amylolyticus:
- a CDS encoding universal stress protein yields MYDTILVPTDGSDPANRAVEHALELADRYDADVHAMYCVETHRYGEPALSSAEIVLDNLEDQGAAMLEELADRADNVGIECTWNVCHGRPWEEVHRKGEELDADLIVIGFQGQSHDRTGKIGSVAERVVRNADRPVLTA; encoded by the coding sequence ATGTACGATACGATACTCGTCCCGACAGACGGCAGCGACCCGGCGAACCGAGCGGTAGAGCACGCACTGGAACTCGCGGACCGGTACGACGCCGACGTCCACGCGATGTACTGCGTCGAGACCCACCGCTACGGCGAACCGGCCCTGAGTAGCGCCGAAATCGTTCTCGACAATCTCGAGGATCAGGGCGCGGCGATGCTCGAGGAACTGGCCGACCGCGCGGACAACGTCGGCATCGAGTGCACCTGGAACGTCTGCCACGGCCGACCCTGGGAGGAAGTCCACCGGAAGGGCGAGGAACTCGACGCCGACCTGATCGTGATCGGGTTCCAGGGCCAGAGCCACGATCGGACCGGGAAGATCGGCAGCGTCGCCGAACGCGTGGTTCGCAACGCCGATCGGCCGGTGTTGACCGCCTGA
- a CDS encoding universal stress protein, translated as MYDTILVATDGSDSANRAVDHAIDLASTFDADLHAIYVVDTRRYGGSMLGNADDVVADLEDRGRELLDDVAERTTVEVTSTIRDGRPHEQIGAYADEIDADLVVLGNRGLGSGGEIGSNAERVVRYVDRPVITA; from the coding sequence ATGTACGACACGATCCTCGTGGCGACGGACGGGAGCGACTCGGCGAACCGCGCGGTCGATCACGCGATCGATCTCGCGTCCACGTTCGACGCCGATCTCCACGCGATATACGTCGTCGACACCCGGCGGTACGGCGGTTCGATGCTGGGGAACGCGGACGATGTCGTCGCCGACCTGGAAGACCGCGGTCGAGAACTCCTCGACGACGTCGCGGAACGCACGACCGTCGAGGTGACGTCGACGATCCGTGACGGTCGCCCACACGAGCAGATCGGGGCGTACGCCGACGAGATCGACGCGGACCTGGTGGTGCTCGGCAACCGCGGTCTCGGTTCCGGCGGCGAGATCGGCAGCAACGCCGAACGGGTCGTCAGGTACGTCGATCGACCGGTGATCACGGCGTGA
- a CDS encoding universal stress protein — translation MTRTVLVPTEGSPLSTKALETALTDYPDADVVVVHVMDPIGSGLSLIDVMRPTFDDGAPPGSVSPAYWREWREKSEAEAQEVFDDAREIAGERDVETVLEFGDPADVVLEYAEEHDVDRIVMGSHCRTGAERFLLGSVAETVVKRAPVPVMIVR, via the coding sequence ATGACGCGGACGGTCCTCGTTCCGACGGAGGGGTCACCACTCTCGACGAAAGCGCTCGAGACGGCGCTGACCGACTATCCGGACGCCGACGTCGTCGTCGTTCACGTGATGGACCCGATCGGATCCGGGCTCAGTCTGATCGACGTCATGCGGCCGACGTTCGACGACGGGGCACCGCCGGGCTCGGTCTCGCCGGCGTACTGGCGTGAGTGGCGGGAGAAATCCGAAGCCGAGGCACAGGAAGTCTTCGACGACGCTCGCGAGATCGCCGGCGAACGCGACGTCGAGACCGTCCTCGAGTTCGGCGACCCGGCCGACGTCGTCCTCGAGTACGCCGAGGAGCACGACGTCGATCGCATCGTGATGGGCAGTCACTGCCGCACCGGGGCCGAGCGATTCCTGCTGGGGAGCGTCGCGGAAACCGTCGTCAAACGGGCACCAGTGCCGGTGATGATCGTGCGATGA
- a CDS encoding proteasome assembly chaperone family protein, with protein sequence MGDQTQSASFEQVTDVDAESPTLVEGLPGHGLVASIAVDQITDQLGLEHVGNVASDEFPAVVTFDDGLVHDLVRVYGGADPAVLTLESDLALPQRSFEPLARCVLSDLADEFSRAIFIAGAPAESEEQIGDVTGVGTTEAIKNDLVDAGISVPEEPGLVGGITGALVRECYQADVPAALLIVRSHPFLPDPKAAKAVIETALEPLVDFDVDTTALDEQADEIQQRMQQVAQQYQQVAEEQGGQQQQQVQTGMFQ encoded by the coding sequence ATGGGAGATCAGACCCAATCCGCGTCGTTCGAACAGGTTACGGACGTCGACGCCGAGTCTCCGACGCTCGTCGAAGGGTTGCCCGGTCACGGGCTCGTCGCCTCGATCGCCGTCGATCAGATCACGGACCAGCTGGGGCTCGAGCACGTCGGGAACGTCGCGTCCGACGAGTTCCCCGCAGTCGTGACGTTCGACGACGGGCTCGTCCACGACCTCGTCCGCGTCTACGGCGGCGCCGATCCGGCGGTACTGACCCTCGAGAGCGACCTCGCGCTCCCGCAGCGGTCGTTCGAACCCCTGGCCCGGTGTGTCCTCTCCGACCTCGCAGACGAGTTCAGCCGTGCGATCTTCATCGCGGGCGCACCGGCCGAATCGGAGGAACAGATCGGCGACGTGACCGGCGTCGGGACCACCGAGGCGATCAAGAATGACCTCGTCGACGCGGGCATTTCGGTGCCCGAAGAGCCGGGACTCGTCGGCGGCATCACCGGCGCGCTCGTCCGGGAGTGTTACCAGGCGGACGTCCCGGCCGCACTGCTGATCGTTCGCTCCCACCCGTTCCTCCCGGATCCGAAGGCGGCGAAGGCGGTGATCGAAACCGCGCTCGAACCGCTCGTCGACTTCGACGTCGACACGACGGCGCTCGACGAGCAGGCCGACGAGATCCAGCAGCGCATGCAACAGGTCGCACAGCAGTACCAGCAGGTGGCCGAAGAGCAAGGGGGCCAGCAACAGCAACAGGTCCAGACCGGAATGTTCCAGTGA